In Drosophila santomea strain STO CAGO 1482 chromosome 2L, Prin_Dsan_1.1, whole genome shotgun sequence, a single window of DNA contains:
- the LOC120447251 gene encoding hyphal wall protein 2, giving the protein MSWNKRNTSHISIYNYPEHLNPFYEDDNHKRLRFFGFSKKKNENGRHSLSIGNLQELWKSYSFRKKKSSTLGINKTSESPPTLRRDLNDNSYMNSRVFRGDRHTSLQDIDRRRESDSLSSNGMFFNRNDRYRSTTQFSGYPSANNQSIRLSQSSLASSNPFESQPESCPSSPMSSRRYRKKRRAPPPPKLVVQDYLATKDIESLASEIDAFVNNRKESLIKQEVVEEVPKSNEPTILITAPISDSEPSPSTSRAPPTFSVRQSNGYGTAIDKEKVTIFECDNNTNTCTSPKPECNGTVHIKQTIKPETPNTPLQIRKVRTPNIAGQPTPCTSKTPECIASVHIEHSSEHISVCSERKPNNDVNQVIKKPNGAIPVGITEEPLVVKETPKTAEPPKYAEIAKQTVVLVDPEDSSGSSTSKTQQSIANEHAKLPAECETLSTDPEPDDNTYVEERKTNSFGTVKQISQIFEENITSSSGSSQVPKKEVLPTNGAISKKTENHVVSNVIQPIPAETSDVLQIREEFELENNVRYRERPTSERYRSSISAERESNSTPTPRMRKKKSIKEVLESISRNQKILNESAAKGTKVYLTPTYAENNYNYPNELNNVNNRSSKEVTSANISVSTSDTNELPSQSNLFISKISKFKGQFRESSPTSSNLDWNPLPKPSRSHNSASSNFNNGSC; this is encoded by the exons ATGAGTTGGAACAAGAGGAACACTAGTCACATATCCATATACAACTACCCGGAGCATCTAAATCCATTCTACGAAGATGACAATCACAAACGCCTCAGATTTTTTGGGTTCAGCAAAAAGAAGAACGAAAATGGCAGACATAGTCTGTCGATTGGAAACTTGCAAGAATTGTG GAAATCGTATTCTTTTCGTAAGAAGAAGTCTTCAACGTTAGGCATAAACAAAACATCGGAGAGCCCGCCCACTCTTAGACGAGATCTAAACGATAA TTCCTATATGAACTCTAGAGTTTTTCGTGGCGACCGTCACACATCCCTGCAAGATATTGATAGACGACGGGAG TCGGACTCATTGTCCTCAAATGGGATGTTCTTCAACCGCAATGATCGGTACAGGAGCACAACGCAGTTTTCCGGATATCCCTCGGCAAACAATCAGAGTATAAG ATTATCACAATCTAGTCTAGCCAGCTCTAATCCCTTCGAGTCGCAGCCGGAGTCCTGTCCTAGTTCCCCGATGAGCAGTCGAAGATATCGTAAGAAGAGGAGAGCTCCGCCGCCGCCAAAACTAGTG GTCCAAGATTACCTAGCTACCAAAGACATTGAGTCTCTTGCCTCTGAAATTGACGCGTTTGTTAACAACCGAAAAGAATctttaataaaacaagaagTTGTCGAGGAGGTCCCCAAATCAAATGAACCAACAATTTTGATTACTGCACCAATCTCCGATAGCGAACCTAGCCCCAGCACATCCAGAGCACCACCAACCTTCAGTGTCAGGCAATCCAATGGATACGGCACGGCCATTGATAAGGAAAAGGTCACTATCTTCGAATGCGATAACAATACTAATACCTGCACCTCCCCAAAACCGGAATGTAATGGCACCGTGCACATAAAACAGACCATTAAACCCGAAACACCTAACACACCTCTTCAGATACGAAAAGTCCGCACACCTAATATTGCTGGCCAGCCCACTCCCTGCACCTCCAAAACTCCCGAGTGCATCGCCAGCGTCCACATAGAGCACTCTTCTGAACACATATCAGTGTGCTCCGAACGGAAGCCCAATAACGATGTGAACCAAGTCATCAAAAAGCCAAATGGTGCCATACCTGTCGGCATCACAGAAGAGCCCTTAGTTGTTAAGGAAACTCCAAAGACGGCAGAACCTCCGAAATATGCTGAGATCGCCAAGCAAACGGTCGTCTTGGTGGATCCCGAAGACAGTAGTGGCTCCTCCACATCCAAAACACAACAGTCCATTGCCAATGAACATGCTAAGCTGCCCGCTGAATGCGAAACTTTGAGCACAGATCCTGAGCCAGATGATAACACGTATGTGGAAGAAAGGAAAACCAATTCATTCGGCACGGTCAAAcaaatttcacagatttttGAAGAGAACATTACTAGTTCCAGTGGTTCTAGTCAAGTACCCAAAAAAGAAGTCCTCCCCACAAATGGTGCAATATCAAAGAAAACAGAGAATCATGTTGTTTCCAATGTAATTCAGCCGATCCCAGCTGAAACCAGCGACGTTTTACAAATAAGAGAAGAGTTTGAGCTGGAAAATAATGTAAGATATCGTGAGAGACCCACAAGCGAACGCTATAGATCTTCCATATCGGCGGAACGGGAATCAAATTCCACGCCCACGCCGAGGATGCGGAAGAAGAAGTCCATCAAGGAAGTGCTAGAGTCCATAAGCAGGAATCAGAAGATTCTAAACGAAAGCGCGGCGAAGGGCACAAAGGTCTATTTAACACCAACCTATGCTGAGAACAATTACAACTATCCCAATGAGTTaaataatgttaataataGATCGTCCAAGGAAGTGACGTCCGCCAATATTTCAGTTAGCACATCGGATACCAATGAGCTACCATCCCAAAGTAACTTGTTCATAAGCAAAATAAGCAAGTTTAAGGGCCAATTCAGGGAGTCATCTCCCACTTCGTCGAACTTGGATTGGAACCCACTACCGAAGCCAAGTCGATCCCATAACTCAGCTAGTTCTAACTTCAACAACGGCTCGTGCTAA
- the LOC120444118 gene encoding ubiquitin carboxyl-terminal hydrolase 14 yields the protein MCKGGILKDDQWNLQIKDGAVVLLLGSKESVPEVPATPVKFIEDMNEAEAATAMRLPAGLTNLGNTCYMNATVQCLNAVPELRTALSTFSHDGTDTMSTAFSISSAMKSIFAQMEKGTTVTPIVLLQALHRASPQFAQTGENGTYRQQDANECWAEILKMLQQKLRPTNQEPSNTVQKRHSSFIDQFFGGTFEVKMSSEEDPDEPSTVTSENFLQLSCFISMDVKYMQSGLKSKMKEQLMKKSETLGRDAKYIRTYLVSRLPAYLTVQFVRFQYKGKEGINAKVLKDIKFPMDFDAFELCTPELQNKLCPMRSKFKDLEDKKMEVDVVKRNEPNEEKKDVKYEQFWFDDDLGSNNSGYYTLQAVLTHKGRSSSSGHYVAWVRSSGDVWFKFDDDEVSAVATDEILRLSGGGDWHCAYVLLYAPRRLEKL from the exons ATGTGCAAGGGCGGCATTCTCAAGGATGATCAGTGGAATCTGCAGATCAAGGAC GGCGCAGTGGTCTTGTTGCTGGGCAGCAAGGAAAGTGTACCAGAAGTGCCCGCCACTCCGGTCAAATTCATTGAGGACATGAATGAAGCTGAAGCCGCTACAGCG ATGCGTCTACCAGCTGGGCTGACAAATCTTGGCAATACGTGCTACATGAACGCCACTGTTCAGTGCCTAAATGCAGTGCCCGAGCTGCGCACTGCCCTCAGCACTTTCAGTCATGATGGAACCGATACCATGTCGACCGCATTTTCCATATCGTCTGCCATGAAGTCTATATTTGCTCAAATGGAGAAGGGCACAACCGTGACGCCAATTGTGCTGCTGCAGGCATTGCACCGGGCATCACCGCAATTCGCCCAGACTGGCGAGAATGGCACGTACAGGCAGCAGGACGCCAATGAGTGCTGGGCGGAAATCCTGAAAATGTTGCAGCAAAAACTGCGGCCAACAAACCAGGAACCATCGAATACTGTCCAGAAAAGGCACAG CTCGTTTATCGACCAGTTTTTTGGCGGCACTTTTGAAGTTAAGATGAGCTCAGAAGAGGATCCCGATGAACCTTCAACAGTAACAAGCGAAAATTTCTTGCAGTTAAGTTGCTTCATTTCCATGGATGTGAAGTACATGCAGAGCGGCCTAAAATCT AAAATGAAAGAGCAGCTGATGAAAAAATCTGAAACCCTAGGACGTGATGCAAAGTACATTCGTACT TACTTGGTGAGTCGACTTCCAGCCTATCTTACCGTACAATTCGTTCGCTTTCAATACAAAGGAAAGGAGGGCATAAATGCCAAGGTGTTGAAGGATATAAAATTCCCCATGGACTTTGATGCCTTTGAGCTGTGTACTCCCGAATTGCAAAACAAGCTCTGTCCAATGCGCTCGAAATTCAAGGATCTGGAAGACAAGAAAATGGAAGTTGATGTTGTCAAACGCAATGAACCCAACGAAGAGAAAAAGGACGTCAAGTACGAGCAGTTTTGGTTCGATGACGACTTGGGCAGCAACAATTCGGGATACTATACGCTGCAGGCGGTGCTCACGCACAAGGGTCGCTCGAGTTCATCGGGCCATTATGTGGCCTGGGTTCGCTCCAGCGGAGATGTATGGTTCAAGTTCGATGATGATGAGGTCTCTGCAGTGGCCACGGACGAGATCTTGCGGCTTTCCGGCGGTGGAGATTGGCACTGCGCCTACGTCCTGTTATATGCGCCCAGACGTTTGGAGAAACTATAA
- the LOC120447264 gene encoding LOW QUALITY PROTEIN: nicalin (The sequence of the model RefSeq protein was modified relative to this genomic sequence to represent the inferred CDS: inserted 1 base in 1 codon), giving the protein MNEADSFAEIFRGGLPHCLLIVFSMLLICSPVMPSEFEVISMSKYDLNGQHYGSRVSAISLEARSLYSWNTSRHCVLTRLTDLSIHDFDKLRQGAGGLILMLPSNILNLDLETKELITILEQSMLTHTAAIPIYFAPYNKDLEKIIDDITYTTTDSPXQNQTALAQLVVTVSANRYHINVGGGSIAANKNSKIPIIHGELIPNQLALKPTESVADGQKLPVILITANLKTFGIYNDYPVNADAAVLLVLMELFSKLHYTSSMAPKYRLRFLLSDAGVLLNFQGSKKWLEVDDNALQNVEFVLCLDTISESLSYTTDNALYMHVSKPPKDKTSISNFFKLLKSSAEKYSNGLAVEGVHKKINLADTKLAWEHERFSIKRYPSFTLSSVKSPRSPIRTTIFKNDESRLVEHTLNTTRIIAEALASFMYKVDQSSSIFEGQLAIKEENIRPYFGVKSILHNNDVKDAFEKYLNNVKIIYDKPDGRDPEFMFYNENEVKLNVYRVKPAIFDLFLTFVIGAYLLAVFLAIQYFPRFYDEVSKLTKEEPVGQFNGHSSERLRMKSH; this is encoded by the exons atgAATGAAGCGGACAGTTTTGCGGAAATATTCAGGGGCGGCTTACCCCACTGCCTTCTTATTGTGTTTTCCATGTTGTTAATATGCTCACCGGTAATGCCGAGCGAATTCGAGGTTATTTCCATGTCCAAATACGATCTAAATGGACAGCATTATG GAAGCCGCGTTTCTGCAATATCCCTTGAAGCGAGATCTCTGTACTCGTGGAATACTTCTAGGCACTGTGTCCTCACACG ATTAACGGACTTGTCAATCCATGATTTCGATAAATTACGGCAAGGTGCAGGAGGTCTAATTCTCATGTTGCCGTCGAATATATTGAATCTGGATCTAGAAACCAAAGAACTTATAACTATTTTGGAGCAATCAATGCTGACCCACACAGCTGCAATTCCCATTTACTTTGCTCCGTACAACAAAGATTTGGAAAAGATCATCGATGATATAACGTATACGACTACGGATAGTC ATCAAAATCAAACGGCATTGGCTCAATTGGTTGTAACCGTCTCGGCCAACAGATATCACATAAATGTCGGCGGCGGCAGCATTGCGGCTAATAAGAATAGCAAAATTCCCATTATCCATGGCGAACTGATACCCAATCAATTGGCCCTAAAACCCACGGAATCTGTTGCAGATGGACAGAAACTTCCCGTCATCTTGATAACCGCGAATCTGAAAACCTTTGGTATATATAAT GATTACCCGGTGAATGCTGATGCTGCAGTTTTGCTGGTGCTGATGGAGTTGTTCAGTAAATTGCACTATACCTCCAGTATGGCACCCAAGTACCGTCTACGATTTTTGCTTTCGGACGCAGGCGTCCTACTGAACTTCCAGGGCTCCAAGAAGTGGCTCGAGGTTGATGATAATGCGCTGCAG AACGTTGAGTTTGTGCTTTGTTTGGACACCATTAGCGAAAGCTTATCCTACACAACAGACAACGCTTTGTACATGCATGTCTCTAAGCCCCCCAAGGATAAGACTTCTATCAGCAACTTCTTCAAACTCTTGAAATCATCAGCTGAAAAGTATTCGAATGGTCTGGCCGTCGAGGGTGTGCATAAGAAGATCAACCTGGCAGACACCAAACTGGCTTGGGAGCACGAGCGGTTCAGCATAAAGCGCTATCCTTCATTCACCCTATCGTCTGTAAAGAGTCCTCGCAGCCCCATCCGGACAACCATTTTCAAAAACGACGAAAGTCGTCTTGTAGAACACACTCTCAACACGACGCGAATTATTGCGGAGGCTTTGGCTAGTTTTATGTACAAAGTGGATCAAAGCTCCAGCATTTTTGAGGGACAGTTG GCTATTAAGGAAGAAAACATCCGGCCATACTTTGGAGTTAAATccattttgcataataacGACGTGAAGGATGCTTTCGAAAAGTATCTTAACAATGTTAAGATCATCTACGATAAGCCAGACGGCAGAGACCCAGAATTTATGTTCTATAACGAGAACGAGGTGAAACTGAATGTTTATAGAGTGAAACCAGCGATCTTTGATCTCTTCCTAACTTTCGTCATTGGCGCCTACCTATTGGCTGTATTCCTCGCCATACAATATTTCCCCCGATTTTACGATGAAGTTTCCAAGCTAACGAAAGAGGAGCCCGTGGGACAATTCAATGGACACTCTTCTGAGCGACTCAGAATGAAATCACATTAG